Proteins found in one Polyangiaceae bacterium genomic segment:
- a CDS encoding biopolymer transporter ExbD: MAAHQSANDDEIVAAINMTPLVDIVLVLLVIFMVTAKVISEQSVPLDLPKAASATTVQTVLTVSLDQRGQVYVDGRALSGDAELRSVANSKNRQNPQLRTVLRAAGKANHASVLHVLDELRQAGITSIAFAAEPAAEP; this comes from the coding sequence ATGGCGGCGCATCAGTCCGCGAACGACGACGAAATCGTCGCCGCCATCAACATGACGCCGCTGGTGGACATCGTCCTCGTGCTGCTCGTCATCTTCATGGTGACGGCCAAGGTCATCAGTGAGCAGAGCGTTCCCTTGGATCTGCCCAAGGCCGCCAGCGCGACCACGGTACAAACGGTGCTCACCGTGTCTCTGGATCAGCGCGGTCAGGTGTACGTGGACGGCCGCGCTCTCTCGGGGGACGCGGAGCTCCGCAGTGTGGCAAACAGCAAGAATCGGCAGAATCCGCAGCTCAGGACCGTGCTGCGCGCAGCGGGGAAAGCGAACCACGCCTCCGTGCTGCACGTCCTGGACGAGCTTCGACAGGCCGGCATCACTAGCATCGCCTTCGCGGCGGAGCCCGCTGCGGAGCCATGA
- a CDS encoding helix-turn-helix transcriptional regulator — MLRACERFGLSDVGLTLRFAVERDAGVYYAKLEGASWHTGLLPQAPNPPGDWVFLCLIRAGRVWVAPDGFWLESGVPFVVTEQHIVAADPDGSCFRSEMPVLEGVALRVRAADTRLDASRPKNVTVDASVRQALENAVDVLAGDADTGETQSLFQRLLDACADTGILTRHLRVEAERRRHSALERARKALFPILETLFQSPMLVDAMSRVGTTDRQVRRDILRLQREYGFFDRGWRNALNRWRITAAVLLLSSDSLSNAEVAVAVGYGSLTAMDRAFKRAGLPTPRQVREQHQQSFP, encoded by the coding sequence ATGCTGCGCGCCTGCGAACGCTTCGGGCTTTCGGACGTGGGTCTCACGCTTCGCTTCGCGGTGGAGCGGGACGCGGGTGTCTACTACGCGAAGCTCGAGGGGGCGAGCTGGCACACGGGCCTCTTGCCCCAAGCACCGAACCCTCCGGGCGACTGGGTGTTCCTGTGTCTCATCCGCGCGGGAAGGGTGTGGGTCGCGCCCGACGGCTTCTGGCTCGAGAGCGGCGTACCGTTCGTCGTCACCGAACAGCACATCGTGGCGGCGGATCCCGATGGCTCGTGCTTTCGAAGCGAAATGCCGGTGCTCGAAGGCGTCGCGCTTCGAGTTCGTGCCGCCGACACGCGGCTGGACGCATCGCGCCCCAAGAACGTGACGGTAGACGCTTCGGTCCGGCAGGCGTTGGAGAACGCCGTGGACGTCCTCGCCGGGGATGCCGACACCGGCGAGACTCAGAGTCTGTTCCAACGGCTGCTCGACGCCTGCGCGGACACGGGCATTTTGACTCGGCACCTGCGCGTGGAGGCGGAGCGGCGCCGGCACTCCGCCCTTGAGCGCGCTCGAAAGGCGCTGTTCCCCATTCTGGAGACGCTCTTTCAGAGCCCCATGCTGGTGGACGCCATGTCCCGCGTGGGCACCACTGATCGTCAGGTTCGTCGTGACATCTTGCGCTTGCAGCGGGAGTACGGATTCTTCGACCGCGGTTGGCGCAACGCACTGAACCGCTGGCGCATCACGGCGGCGGTGCTGCTGCTGTCTTCGGACTCGCTCAGCAACGCCGAGGTCGCAGTGGCCGTGGGCTACGGCAGCCTGACGGCGATGGATCGCGCGTTCAAACGCGCGGGGCTACCCACGCCGCGCCAGGTTCGAGAGCAGCACCAGCAGAGCTTTCCCTGA
- a CDS encoding ATP-binding protein: protein MSERESSPLFPAALAAVVSVVSAGLLLRGDRPLFEALAVGGFAGLGAALLAARRPPDAPAEASLADLAADLTPDALLLYEEDGRIAYANATARNLFFEGADPSGENFLRLVGRAPNALSSALLGQSARLITLVVDDRHETFSVSRQAHHVGDRELTLLVVQNLTREVSQREVETLKNVVRVLSHEVNNSLAPIASLVHSARKLAGRPELSAKLDAAFDTIGERARHLQGFIEGYARLARLPAPHAQAVNLEKFLEHLRSLYPEARIPAAAGVSGWFDPTQIEQVLINLFKNAVEAGSAPSDVELVIDDASDGVTRMEVRDRGSGFSEEALASAFTPFFTTKSGGSGMGHALCREIVHAHGGSIGIANRKDGGGRVTLELPGKAAVDPRLAASRTKLTLSRF from the coding sequence ATGAGCGAACGTGAGTCGAGTCCTCTGTTCCCGGCCGCGCTCGCCGCGGTCGTGTCCGTCGTCTCCGCCGGCCTGCTGCTGCGCGGCGACCGACCGCTGTTCGAAGCGCTGGCCGTCGGCGGATTCGCCGGGCTCGGCGCCGCCCTACTCGCAGCGCGGCGCCCCCCGGACGCGCCCGCCGAGGCTTCCTTGGCCGATCTCGCAGCGGATCTGACTCCAGACGCCCTGCTCTTGTACGAGGAGGACGGTCGCATCGCCTACGCCAACGCCACCGCTCGCAACCTGTTCTTCGAAGGGGCCGACCCCAGCGGCGAAAACTTCCTTCGTCTCGTCGGGCGCGCGCCGAACGCGCTTTCCTCGGCTCTCCTGGGGCAGAGCGCTCGCCTGATCACGCTGGTGGTGGACGATCGTCACGAGACCTTCAGTGTCAGTCGACAAGCGCACCACGTCGGCGACCGCGAGCTGACGCTGCTGGTGGTTCAGAACCTGACCCGGGAGGTGTCCCAGCGCGAGGTAGAAACGTTGAAGAACGTGGTGCGGGTGCTGAGCCACGAGGTGAACAACTCCCTCGCGCCCATCGCTTCACTGGTGCATTCCGCGCGAAAGCTCGCCGGGCGTCCGGAGCTCTCGGCCAAGCTCGACGCCGCCTTCGACACCATCGGGGAGCGGGCCCGCCATCTGCAAGGGTTCATCGAAGGCTACGCGCGCTTGGCGCGCTTGCCCGCACCGCACGCGCAGGCGGTGAACCTCGAGAAGTTCCTCGAACACCTGCGCAGCCTGTATCCCGAGGCTCGCATCCCCGCGGCCGCCGGCGTTTCGGGTTGGTTCGACCCGACTCAGATCGAGCAGGTCCTCATCAATCTGTTCAAGAACGCCGTGGAGGCCGGCAGCGCCCCTTCGGACGTGGAGCTCGTCATCGACGACGCGTCCGACGGCGTCACGCGCATGGAAGTTCGCGATCGCGGCTCGGGGTTCAGCGAAGAAGCCCTGGCCAGCGCTTTCACTCCGTTCTTCACCACCAAGTCCGGGGGCAGCGGCATGGGTCACGCCTTGTGTCGCGAGATCGTCCACGCACACGGCGGCAGCATCGGGATCGCCAATCGCAAGGACGGCGGCGGTCGCGTGACGCTGGAGCTGCCGGGCAAGGCGGCCGTCGATCCCCGCCTGGCCGCCTCGCGCACCAAGCTGACGCTCTCGAGATTCTGA
- a CDS encoding TonB-dependent receptor — MSFRSFRAVSALPYALACWLLLSAHPADAQPKVTPPELVERATPDFPASKKENATVELTLTVDDSGAVTEAAVTRSAGTEFDTAALEAAKKLRFTPATRDGVAISARIPFRFDFEYQAPPAAPDKPAVVVQAPPAPKPPPAASPGPVEDVEIVGERAPREVTRRAVDQREILKMPGTNGDALRSLESMPGVARPPAGAGMLMVRGSAPEDTAVFVDGTPIPMAYHFGDFNSVLPSELLERIDFYPGNFGPEYGRALGGIVDIGIRSPRKDRLHALAQVDLIDARLMVEAPLGEHTRFLVAGRRSWLDAWIGSVLEEGGEVGVTTAPVYYDYQAVLEHDVSKNTTARLTLFGSDDRMRIVVNAPDASDPSFGGDLGAHMRFQRLQLRTDTRFDHDTRWLNTVSVGRDQQRFQSGSFDLDLTYQPVAVRSDLRSRVADGVTLVAGLDATWTAVDASYRGPPLVDGGESPGPFFARPENDLGVKGALFAPAAYAMAELSPTAALKLLPGVRVDHSSDIEETVVSPRLAARWDVKRGFPRTTVKGGVGLFHQAPQPHQTLAPFGTPSLSHERALHYGLGFEQELTPDVELSVDGFYKDMRRLVVQHADARAPSGVKYDNSGTGRAYGTEILLRYKPGRRFFGWLAYTLSRSERRDGNERYHLFDWDQTHILSALASYKLGRGWELGARFRYVTGKPYTPPTAAVFDSDAGAYQPIDGAPSSARDDAFHRLDVRVEKTWTFSEWKLSAYVDVQNAYNRKNVEGRSYNFNYSRSGNATGLPLLPIVGIRGEL; from the coding sequence ATGTCGTTCCGTTCGTTTCGTGCGGTGAGCGCACTCCCCTACGCTCTTGCCTGCTGGCTACTGCTGTCGGCCCATCCCGCCGACGCGCAACCGAAGGTCACGCCTCCGGAGCTCGTGGAGCGCGCGACTCCGGACTTTCCGGCGTCCAAGAAGGAGAACGCGACGGTGGAGCTCACGCTCACCGTAGACGACAGCGGCGCCGTGACCGAAGCCGCGGTGACCCGCTCCGCCGGTACCGAGTTCGACACCGCAGCCTTGGAGGCGGCGAAGAAGCTTCGCTTCACTCCGGCCACCCGCGATGGCGTGGCGATCAGCGCGCGCATCCCGTTCCGTTTCGACTTCGAGTACCAAGCGCCGCCGGCCGCGCCGGACAAGCCGGCGGTGGTGGTGCAAGCGCCGCCAGCTCCCAAGCCACCTCCGGCAGCGAGTCCAGGCCCCGTCGAGGACGTCGAGATCGTCGGAGAGCGCGCGCCTCGGGAGGTCACCCGGCGGGCGGTGGATCAGCGCGAGATCCTCAAGATGCCCGGAACCAACGGCGACGCCCTCCGCTCCCTCGAGAGCATGCCGGGCGTGGCGCGGCCGCCGGCGGGGGCCGGCATGCTGATGGTGCGCGGCTCCGCACCGGAGGACACCGCCGTGTTCGTGGACGGCACGCCCATCCCGATGGCGTACCACTTCGGCGACTTCAACTCCGTGTTGCCCAGTGAGCTCCTGGAGCGCATCGACTTCTACCCGGGCAACTTCGGCCCGGAGTACGGCCGTGCCCTGGGCGGCATCGTCGACATCGGCATCCGCTCTCCGCGCAAGGATCGCCTTCACGCCTTGGCCCAGGTCGACCTGATCGACGCCCGACTGATGGTCGAGGCGCCGCTCGGTGAGCACACCCGGTTCCTCGTCGCGGGGCGGCGCTCGTGGCTCGACGCCTGGATCGGCAGCGTGCTCGAGGAGGGCGGCGAAGTCGGAGTCACGACGGCGCCGGTGTACTACGACTACCAGGCCGTCTTGGAGCACGACGTCTCCAAGAACACCACCGCACGGCTGACGCTGTTCGGCTCCGACGACCGCATGCGCATCGTCGTCAACGCGCCGGACGCCAGCGATCCGAGCTTCGGTGGCGACCTGGGAGCCCACATGCGCTTCCAGCGCCTGCAGCTTCGGACGGACACGCGCTTCGACCACGACACGCGCTGGCTCAACACGGTGTCCGTGGGACGCGATCAGCAGCGCTTCCAGTCCGGGAGCTTCGATCTCGATCTCACCTACCAGCCGGTGGCGGTTCGCTCCGACCTCAGGAGTCGCGTCGCCGACGGCGTGACGCTGGTGGCGGGGCTGGACGCGACCTGGACGGCCGTCGATGCCAGCTATCGGGGACCGCCCCTGGTGGACGGCGGCGAGAGCCCGGGGCCCTTCTTCGCTCGGCCCGAGAACGATCTCGGGGTGAAGGGAGCGTTGTTCGCTCCCGCCGCCTACGCGATGGCGGAGCTGTCGCCCACGGCCGCGCTCAAGCTGCTGCCAGGGGTGCGCGTCGACCACTCGAGCGACATCGAAGAGACGGTGGTGAGCCCACGTCTGGCCGCTCGCTGGGACGTGAAGCGCGGCTTTCCGCGCACGACCGTCAAAGGCGGCGTCGGACTCTTTCATCAGGCGCCCCAGCCACACCAGACGCTCGCCCCCTTCGGCACGCCGTCGCTGTCCCACGAGCGGGCCCTGCACTATGGCCTCGGCTTCGAGCAGGAGCTGACGCCCGACGTCGAGCTGTCCGTCGACGGCTTCTACAAGGACATGAGGCGGCTGGTGGTACAACACGCCGACGCCCGCGCGCCGAGCGGCGTCAAGTACGACAACAGCGGCACCGGCCGCGCCTACGGCACGGAGATCTTGCTGCGCTACAAGCCGGGCCGGCGCTTCTTCGGGTGGCTGGCGTACACGCTGTCCCGCAGCGAGCGCCGCGATGGAAACGAGCGCTACCACCTTTTCGACTGGGATCAGACTCACATCTTGAGTGCGCTGGCGAGCTACAAGCTCGGCCGCGGCTGGGAGCTCGGTGCGCGCTTTCGCTACGTGACGGGCAAGCCCTACACGCCGCCGACGGCCGCCGTGTTCGATTCCGATGCAGGCGCGTACCAGCCCATCGATGGTGCCCCGAGCTCCGCGCGAGACGACGCCTTTCATCGCCTGGACGTCCGCGTGGAGAAGACCTGGACGTTCTCCGAATGGAAGCTCTCGGCGTACGTCGACGTGCAGAACGCCTACAACCGAAAGAACGTCGAAGGTCGCTCCTACAACTTCAACTACTCGAGGTCCGGCAACGCCACCGGTCTTCCCCTGCTGCCCATCGTGGGCATTCGAGGTGAGCTATGA
- a CDS encoding sigma-54-dependent Fis family transcriptional regulator, which yields MAKVLVVDDQEAVRTALTLLFEVHGFDVVAVSNGGAALDAVAHEDVGVVIQDMNLGESATSGEDGVALFREIRSLDPELPVILITAWTSLSTAVELVREGAADYLGKPWDDDKLVLSVTNLMRLREVGQENARLRGRAARRRAEVRDGHDLCGLVYESPALHEAVTLAVQVARADVPVLVTGPNGAGKEKIAEIVHANSRRREQPLIKVNAGALPEQLLEAELFGAEAGAFTGATKLRIGRFEAAHGGTLFLDEIGNLPLAGQMKLLRVLQSGEFERVGSSTTRKVDVRVVSATNADLRAAISAGTFREDLFFRLNVIEVRVPPLRERVEDVRPLAEHFLRLHGGDAALAPDAVAALEAHDWPGNVRELENRIQRALLVGRPPLHARDLDLLSAPAQAPRSERSPEADPLSAAERATVEAALTRARGVVSRAAAELGLSRQALYRRMERLGIEIERRTRS from the coding sequence ATGGCGAAAGTCCTCGTTGTCGACGACCAGGAAGCGGTGCGCACCGCGCTCACGCTGCTGTTCGAGGTTCACGGCTTCGATGTCGTTGCCGTGTCCAACGGCGGGGCCGCTCTCGACGCCGTGGCCCACGAGGACGTGGGCGTCGTGATCCAGGACATGAACCTGGGGGAGAGCGCCACCAGCGGCGAGGACGGCGTCGCGCTGTTCCGCGAGATCCGGAGCCTGGACCCCGAGCTGCCGGTGATCCTGATCACGGCCTGGACCTCGCTTTCGACGGCGGTGGAGCTGGTGCGCGAAGGTGCCGCCGACTACTTGGGCAAGCCTTGGGACGACGACAAGCTGGTGCTGAGCGTGACCAACTTGATGCGTCTGCGAGAAGTGGGTCAGGAGAACGCGCGCCTGCGAGGGCGAGCAGCGCGACGTCGCGCCGAGGTGCGCGACGGACACGACCTGTGCGGCCTGGTGTACGAGAGCCCGGCGCTGCACGAGGCCGTGACCTTGGCCGTGCAGGTGGCCCGGGCGGACGTTCCGGTGCTGGTGACGGGACCGAACGGCGCCGGCAAGGAGAAGATCGCGGAGATCGTTCACGCGAACTCGCGGCGACGGGAGCAGCCGCTGATCAAGGTGAACGCCGGCGCGCTGCCGGAACAGCTGCTCGAGGCAGAGCTGTTCGGGGCGGAAGCCGGCGCGTTCACCGGAGCCACCAAGCTGCGCATCGGGCGCTTCGAAGCGGCCCACGGTGGAACGCTGTTCCTGGACGAGATTGGCAATCTTCCCCTCGCGGGTCAGATGAAGCTGCTCCGCGTGCTGCAGAGCGGGGAGTTCGAGCGCGTGGGGAGCTCCACCACGCGCAAGGTGGACGTGCGCGTGGTGAGCGCGACCAATGCAGACTTGCGCGCGGCCATCTCCGCGGGGACGTTCCGCGAGGACCTCTTCTTTCGCCTCAACGTGATCGAAGTGCGGGTGCCGCCTCTTCGTGAGCGGGTGGAGGACGTGCGCCCCTTGGCCGAGCACTTCCTTCGCCTCCACGGGGGGGACGCCGCGTTGGCGCCGGATGCAGTGGCTGCCCTGGAAGCGCACGACTGGCCAGGCAACGTGCGGGAGCTCGAAAACCGCATCCAACGGGCGCTGCTCGTGGGGCGTCCTCCGCTGCACGCTCGGGATCTGGACCTGCTCTCCGCCCCCGCGCAGGCGCCGCGGAGTGAACGGAGTCCCGAGGCGGATCCGCTCTCGGCGGCCGAGCGTGCGACCGTCGAGGCAGCACTCACGCGTGCTCGCGGCGTGGTGTCCCGGGCGGCGGCCGAGCTGGGCCTCAGCCGCCAGGCTCTGTACCGACGCATGGAGCGTCTCGGGATCGAGATCGAGCGACGCACCAGGAGCTGA
- a CDS encoding MotA/TolQ/ExbB proton channel family protein: MNVVNGAKAFMLNVGAAPIMYLMLALSVASIAVIVERGWYFFRVRGNVEKLAMELEVLLSSRGAEAARQHFQASRSAAAHVVAAGLGKAGHGVSVAREAMNGARAIQRVRLERGLAYLGTLGSNAPFVGLLGTVVGIIMAFEELGTSSVGAAASGALMSAIAEALVATAIGLAVAIPAIVAFNYFQRRIKAITADSDALASVLVTWIEEQRVIPSAPPSGRPSLCLAHPRRTASGEV; encoded by the coding sequence ATGAACGTCGTCAACGGTGCCAAGGCCTTCATGCTCAACGTGGGCGCGGCCCCCATCATGTATCTGATGCTCGCTCTCAGTGTAGCGAGCATCGCCGTCATCGTGGAGCGCGGGTGGTACTTCTTCCGCGTTCGCGGCAACGTGGAAAAGCTCGCAATGGAGCTGGAAGTGCTGCTCTCGTCGCGAGGCGCCGAAGCCGCTCGACAGCACTTTCAGGCGTCCCGGTCCGCCGCAGCCCACGTCGTGGCAGCGGGTCTGGGCAAGGCCGGCCACGGAGTCTCCGTGGCGCGTGAAGCGATGAACGGCGCGAGGGCCATCCAGCGCGTTCGTCTCGAGCGGGGGTTGGCCTATCTCGGCACCCTCGGCAGCAACGCTCCCTTCGTCGGACTGCTCGGCACCGTCGTCGGTATCATCATGGCCTTCGAGGAGCTCGGCACCTCCAGCGTGGGCGCCGCGGCGTCTGGAGCGCTGATGTCCGCCATCGCCGAAGCGTTGGTCGCCACCGCCATCGGCTTGGCCGTGGCCATCCCGGCCATCGTCGCGTTCAACTACTTCCAGCGTCGGATCAAGGCCATCACGGCGGACAGCGACGCTCTCGCCAGCGTGCTCGTGACCTGGATCGAGGAGCAGCGGGTGATCCCGAGCGCGCCGCCCTCCGGGCGTCCGTCCTTGTGTCTGGCCCACCCGCGCCGCACGGCCTCGGGGGAGGTGTGA
- a CDS encoding adenylosuccinate lyase — MIPRYTPREFSELWSDRTRYQIWLEVELAACEAMEGAGLVPGGTASTIRDKHIALDPAAIETIERTTRHDVIAFLTHVEELAGEPARWLHRGMTSSDVLDTSFAVQLTRAADMLLERTTKLEAALERRAVEHVKTPLIGRSHGIHAEPVTFGVVLAGHLAEVRRGRKRLELAKQEIAVGKIAGAVGTYAHLAPEIEARALSSLGLTPETVSTQIVSRDRHAAFFSALALLAAAIERFATNVRHWQRTEVGEAEEKFAKGQKGSSAMPHKRNPVLSENLCGLARVVRAALTPALENVALWHERDISHSSVERMLAPDATATLGFMLERATGIVDGLVVYAERMQQNLGRSGGLFFSEGVMLSLVEKGLARQKAYEMVQRNAMKAFAGEGDFRALLGQDADIAQLLSSDELDRCFDLDHALRWADTIVKRAIAS; from the coding sequence ATGATCCCCCGCTATACGCCCCGAGAATTCTCCGAGCTCTGGTCCGATCGCACCCGCTACCAGATATGGCTGGAAGTGGAGCTGGCCGCTTGCGAGGCGATGGAAGGCGCGGGGCTGGTGCCTGGAGGCACCGCATCCACCATTCGGGACAAGCACATCGCGCTCGACCCGGCCGCCATCGAGACCATAGAGCGCACCACGCGTCACGACGTGATCGCGTTCCTCACCCACGTGGAAGAGCTCGCGGGAGAGCCGGCGCGCTGGCTCCACCGCGGCATGACGTCGAGCGACGTGCTGGACACGAGCTTCGCAGTTCAGCTCACGCGCGCTGCGGACATGCTCCTGGAGCGCACGACCAAGCTCGAGGCGGCCCTCGAGCGCCGCGCCGTCGAGCACGTGAAGACGCCGCTCATCGGCCGCTCCCACGGCATCCACGCGGAGCCCGTCACCTTCGGCGTGGTGCTCGCGGGGCATCTGGCGGAGGTGCGCCGGGGGCGCAAGCGCCTCGAGTTGGCCAAGCAGGAGATCGCCGTCGGTAAGATCGCCGGGGCGGTGGGCACCTACGCGCACCTCGCTCCGGAGATCGAAGCGCGGGCGCTGTCCTCCCTGGGCCTGACGCCGGAGACGGTGTCGACTCAGATCGTGTCGCGGGATCGCCACGCGGCGTTCTTCTCGGCCCTGGCTTTGCTGGCGGCGGCCATCGAGCGCTTCGCCACCAACGTGCGGCACTGGCAGCGCACGGAGGTGGGCGAGGCGGAAGAGAAGTTCGCCAAGGGCCAGAAGGGCTCCAGCGCCATGCCCCACAAGCGCAACCCGGTGTTGAGCGAGAACCTGTGCGGTCTCGCGCGGGTGGTGCGCGCCGCTCTCACTCCAGCCCTCGAGAACGTGGCGCTGTGGCACGAGCGGGACATCTCACATTCCAGCGTGGAGCGCATGCTGGCGCCGGACGCGACGGCGACCCTGGGCTTCATGCTCGAGCGCGCCACCGGCATCGTGGACGGCCTGGTGGTGTACGCAGAGCGCATGCAGCAAAACCTCGGTCGCTCCGGCGGCCTGTTCTTCAGCGAAGGCGTTATGCTGTCGCTGGTGGAGAAGGGGCTGGCCCGTCAGAAAGCCTACGAGATGGTGCAGCGGAACGCGATGAAGGCATTCGCCGGCGAGGGAGACTTTCGCGCGCTCCTGGGCCAGGACGCGGACATTGCCCAGCTGCTCTCGAGCGACGAGCTCGACCGCTGTTTCGATCTGGATCACGCGCTGCGCTGGGCCGACACCATCGTGAAGCGCGCGATCGCATCCTGA